Genomic segment of Nostoc sp. TCL240-02:
CTTAATTCTAATGGTGGATTGACAAATCCGATTGCCCATCTTTTATATCTACCTGGATATTCATAGCTGCTTCTTAGCAAACCGCCACGCTGAGAATTTAAGTGAAATAGAATATCTTCGAGGGCAGTGTCCATCTTCAGTTCGGTGATGGAGCGAGAAACAATTACGCCGCCAAGGGTTTTGTAGGAACGGGAATTAAAAATCATGGGTAATTTCTCTGTAAGAGTGATTAGTCAAAAGCTATTAATGATTATTAGTAGTTATTTATAGGTAGATAAAAAATTAGATGATTCAATATCAATCCAAATCAAGCTATTTCAATCTGCGGATTTTTGGGTACAATGTAATTAAAAACTTTTTGCTTCTTATTTAAGAGTACTAGATATCAAGCAGATAATACATTGAATAATTTTTAGATTGGGTGTCAATTTATTCGTTTTTTATACTCATCCTGTGTTGTTATTTTTAATAATTTTTCTGAGTTTATCCGCCTCTCTCAAAAGTAAGATATCGTCTAAAGCTTTAGGACTATATCTAAGCTTTTAAAATTCAATCTAGCCCTTCAATGTAACTTGTAAAATATCTTGTTATTTCTCAGCGTTCTCTGTGCATCTGCGGTTTAAAATTCATTTATCGAACCACAGAGGCGCAGAGGACACAGAGTAAAGAGAACGATAATTTTTACCCACTTTGAAAGGGTTAGTTCTACAATCTTAAAATTCCCGCAATAATGATATTGTTTGCCTATACAACAACAAATTCACCTCATGAACTTCAATTGCTTTTCCAATCCCTTGTAGCAACGTTAAAGTCAATTCTCCACCCAAGTGTTCGCGGAATTCAGTTAAACCTCGAAACAAACAATCAGGATGTTCTAGTTGTGATAACTTCTGGGCTAGTTCTGGCACATACAGTGTGAAACCCAACGCCGATAAAGTATTTAATATTCGTTGCCATTCTGAACAATCAAGCAATCCTGCTAAATAAGAATAAGTGCTATCCAAAGCAATACCGATCGCAACGGCTTCACCATGACGCAAGCGATAATTTGTCAAATGCTCCAGTTTATGAGCCGCCCAATGTCCAAAATCCAGGGGACGAGAGGAACCCATTTCAAAAGGATCGCCGCTATTGGCAATATGTTCAAGGTGCAACTGGGCGCAACGATAAATAACCTGTTGCATAGCATCCATATCTCGCCGCCCAAGGGCTTTGCTGTGAGAGTGGATAAAATCGAAAAACTTAGCATCTTTAATCAGCGCCACTTTCACCGCTTCTGCAATCCCAGAACGCCAATCGCGATCGTCTAGGGTTGTCAAGAACGCAGAGTCATTTATTACTGCATAAGGTGGCGCAAATGTGCCGAGAAAGTTCTTTTTACCAAAGGCATTGATGCCGTTTTTTACCCCAACCCCAGAATCATTTTGTGCTAACACCGTTGTCGGAACCCGAATCAGGCGAATTCCCCGGTGAGCAGTTGCAGCAGCGTATCCTACCAAATCCAATATCGCCCCGCCCCCGATCGCTAACACATAAGAATGGCGACATAATCCGGCTGTTTCAATGAGTTGCTGGATTTGCTCTACTAAAGTGCGATCGTTTTTTGCAGCTTCTCCTCCCGAAATTATCATGGGTTCGGCTGCGATCGCTAGTACCTCTCCATAAAACTTGGTATACGCGACTAATTGCTTCACCAATTCCGGTTGATACTTTAATATTCCTGCATCTACCACCGCAACTACTTTCTTCGGTGTCTCCTCATCTACCGTCACCACTTGCGCTAGTGTGGGG
This window contains:
- a CDS encoding 3-dehydroquinate synthase → MIVDIKQKSKLIHQRVSVTFNYEVYFTQNLFELKNPTLAQVVTVDEETPKKVVAVVDAGILKYQPELVKQLVAYTKFYGEVLAIAAEPMIISGGEAAKNDRTLVEQIQQLIETAGLCRHSYVLAIGGGAILDLVGYAAATAHRGIRLIRVPTTVLAQNDSGVGVKNGINAFGKKNFLGTFAPPYAVINDSAFLTTLDDRDWRSGIAEAVKVALIKDAKFFDFIHSHSKALGRRDMDAMQQVIYRCAQLHLEHIANSGDPFEMGSSRPLDFGHWAAHKLEHLTNYRLRHGEAVAIGIALDSTYSYLAGLLDCSEWQRILNTLSALGFTLYVPELAQKLSQLEHPDCLFRGLTEFREHLGGELTLTLLQGIGKAIEVHEVNLLLYRQTISLLREF